One genomic window of Octopus bimaculoides isolate UCB-OBI-ISO-001 chromosome 2, ASM119413v2, whole genome shotgun sequence includes the following:
- the LOC106868103 gene encoding transcription factor E4F1 isoform X2, translating into MTESCDKPRISCTAPLPINPDLASDSEDVHYCKRCKQEFTSLHFYLEHKIQHDNFKVIYARSTYDRRVIVPKLVPKESKVSNQPSTNQNIDGKENQQKLPRRGGRGRQKVPDVDEKLITEKTTYTCDKCDKTFHREAALRRHVKYDHTNSDDNEEEEEEVEDGEKDKQTEKEDVENKDDNPEKVAVEDVELDYKSGEIPADGKPSRPYTCQICQRSFKKIIVLRTHMLTHSDKREHHCFFEGCTYAFKTKGSLIRHMRRHTGERPYTCNMCKRSFTESGALSRHLKSRTPCTAKRDSDLPCYGQRWNFIANFPSTMGKIQNTNENTNLQTTDVTNSEEEAFVQQSQTDNVLPMDDSVCEAGDSETTTETSQDNDKCSPVMVEKIDLLKTTQCWVCCEDFSCVNSLRVHLRTHLADMPFRCGLCHFVAEKRQELGRHMLSQHKIELKGPEESLTSCSSILDEGTVQEKEESNLSVVCRNARIAVNQLLKLKKELEPNSPDEEEAKVFTPAEIQGGRPVYKCHVCMRSFRGSAYLRFHLRSHTGERPFKCSECGKAFTTKDMLNKHVSTHSEERNFKCGECGKLFKRISHVQEHLKIHSTMRPYTCSVCDKSFKTSNALKVHLRIHTDVLPYECQFCQRHFREKGSLQRHVRMHTGERPFQCKFCNRSFAEHGTLNRHLKAKADTQQYIVSEREEKTDSELETAEYVVLHTNLSSDEIIQNVEISANPHDVQHSMLEATGSEETASYIVVSTGSQENNLDMLDIQAVESLILPAEEQVVQQSDIEVSVVNEENEQIVDTNGDCSEDHHVSNIVNNNDNIVDNNENIVDNIENIDQSNDINTVEDLQTVTLVQQAIPTENNEIHAIAVAPQEENTVCVSTSDTIHQAVITVGMVDSCGQEQSLDISTDMMATCSHEQSLDIAADMMDPCNQEQSLDISSIQEVSAMDVDES; encoded by the exons ATGACTGAAAGTTGCGACAAACCTCGGATTTCCTGTACGGCACCTTTACCTATTAATC CTGACTTAGCCAGTGACAGTGAAGATGTCCATTACTGTAAGAGATGTAAGCAGGAGTTTACAAGTCTCCATTTCTACCTTGAACacaagattcagcatgacaattTTAAGGTGATATATGCAAGATCTACATATGACCGTCGTGTGATTGTTCCAAAACTAGTCCCAAAAGAAAGCAAGGTCAGTAATCAACCATCTACGAACCAAAACATTGATGGTAAAGAAAATCAACAGAAACTTCCCAGAAGAG GTGGTCGAGGACGACAAAAGGTCCCAGATGTTGATGAAAAGCTAATAACAGAGAAAACTACGTATACGTGTGACAAGTGTGATAAAACATTTCATAG AGAAGCTGCTCTACGTCGTCATGTCAAATATGACCACAcaaacagtgatgataatgaagaggaggaagaagaggtggAGGATGGAGAAAAAGACAAGCAAACTGAAAAAGAAGACGTAGAAAACAAGGATGACAATCCAGAGAAAGTTGCTGTTGAAGATGTTGAACTCGATTATAAATCTGGGGAAATACCTGCTGATGGTAAACCAAGTCGACCATACACCTGCCAAATTTGCCAGCGCAGCTTCAAAAAG ATTATTGTTTTGAGAACACACATGTTAACACATTCTGACAAGAGAGAGCATCATTGCTTTTTTGAAGGTTGCACATATGCTTTCAAGACCAAAGGATCTCTTATACGTCATATGAGAAGACATACAG gtgAACGGCCTTACACTTGTAATATGTGCAAGCGAAGCTTTACTGAATCTGGTGCTCTCAGCAGGCATCTAAAATCAAG AACTCCATGTACAGCTAAGAGGGATTCTGATTTACCATGTTATGGTCAACGCTGGAACTTTATTGCAAATTTTCCATCTACAATgggaaaaattcaaaatacaaatgaaaatacaaacttACAAACTACTGATGTAACTAATTCTGAGGAAGAAGCTTTTGTTCAACAG TCTCAGACTGATAATGTATTGCCTATGGATGATTCTGTCTGTGAAGCTGGTGACTCAGAAACTACCACAGAAACATCTCAAGATAATGATAAATGCTCTCCAGTAATGGTAGAAAAGATTGATCTTCTTAAAACAACTCAGTGTTGG gtATGTTGTGAAGATTTCTCCTGTGTTAATTCACTTCGGGTACATTTACGGACTCATCTTGCAGACATGCCATTCCGATGTGGTCTTTGTCATTTTGTTGCTGAGAAGCGCCAAGAACTGGGTCGACACATGCTTTCCCAGCATAAAATTGAACTgaag gGTCCAGAAGAATCTTTAACTTCTTGTTCATCTATTCTTGATGAGGGTACTGTACAAGAAAAGGAAGAGTCCAACCTAAGTGTAGTATGTCG AAATGCGCGAATAGCTGTCAATCAACTGCTGAAGCTGAAAAAGGAATTAGAGCCAAATTCTCCAGATGAAGAGGAGGCAAAAGTATTTACGCCTGCTGAAATTCAAGGTGGTCGACCAGTATATAAATGTCATGTCTGTATGCGTTCATTCCGTGGAAGTGCATATTTACGATTTCATCTTAGAAGCCACACAG GTGAGAGACCTTTCAAGTGCAGTGAATGTGGTAAAGCGTTTACTACTAAAGACATGTTAAACAAACATGTTAGCACTCACTCTGAAGAACGTAActttaaatgtggagaatgcgGCAAGTTATTCAAGCGAATTTCCCATGTACAAGAACATCTCAAAATTCACAGCACTATGCGTCCTTATACATGTTCTGTGTGTGATAAATCTTTCAAAACATCT AATGCATTGAAAGTACATCTTCGAATCCATACCGATGTTCTTCCTTATGAGTGTCAGTTCTGTCAGCGCCACTTCCGTGAGAAAGGCTCTTTACAAAGACACGTGCGTATGCACACTGGTGAACGTCCATTTCAGTGTAAATTCTGTAATCGAAGTTTTGCTGAGCATGGTACTCTTAACCGACATCTCAAAGCCAAAG CTGATACTCAGCAGTATATTGTATCCGAGAGGGAAGAAAAGACTGATTCTGAACTAGAG aCTGCTGAATATGTAGTGCTGCATACAAATTTATCATCAGATGAAATTATTCAGAATGTAGAAATCAGTGCCAATCCGCATGATGTGCAGCACTCAATGTTGGAAGCTACAGGATCTGAGGAAACTGCATCATACATAGTTGTCAGCACAGGTTCGCAAGAAAACAATCTCGACATGCTTGATATACAAGCTGTGGAGAGTTTAATTCTCCCTGCTGAAGAGCAGGTTGTTCAGCAGTCAGATATTGAAGTTAGTGTTGTTAATGAGGAGAACGAACAGATTGTTGACACGAATGGTGACTGCAGTGAAGATCATCATGTTAGCAATATTGTAAATAACAACGATAACATTGTAGATAACAATGAGAACATTGTAGATAATATTGAGAACATCGATCAGAGCAATGACATTAATACTGTTGAAGATTTACAAACAGTAACACTAGTTCAACAGGCTATTCCTACTGAGAACAATGAAATCCATGCTATTGCAGTGGCCCCACAAGAGGAAAACACTGTATGTGTTTCAACATCAGACACCATTCACCAGGCTGTTATAACTGTTGGTATGGTAGATTCCTGTGGTCAGGAACAATCTCTAGACATATCTACTGATATGATGGCTACTTGCAGCCACGAACAATCCCTCGACATAGCTGCCGATATGATGGATCCTTGTAACCAGGAACAATCTCTTGACATATCTTCTATCCAAGAAGTAAGTGCCATGGATGTGGATGAAAGctga
- the LOC106868103 gene encoding transcription factor E4F1 isoform X1: MTESCDKPRISCTAPLPINPDLASDSEDVHYCKRCKQEFTSLHFYLEHKIQHDNFKVIYARSTYDRRVIVPKLVPKESKVSNQPSTNQNIDGKENQQKLPRRGGRGRQKVPDVDEKLITEKTTYTCDKCDKTFHREAALRRHVKYDHTNSDDNEEEEEEVEDGEKDKQTEKEDVENKDDNPEKVAVEDVELDYKSGEIPADGKPSRPYTCQICQRSFKKIIVLRTHMLTHSDKREHHCFFEGCTYAFKTKGSLIRHMRRHTGERPYTCNMCKRSFTESGALSRHLKSRTPCTAKRDSDLPCYGQRWNFIANFPSTMGKIQNTNENTNLQTTDVTNSEEEAFVQQSQTDNVLPMDDSVCEAGDSETTTETSQDNDKCSPVMVEKIDLLKTTQCWVCCEDFSCVNSLRVHLRTHLADMPFRCGLCHFVAEKRQELGRHMLSQHKIELKGPEESLTSCSSILDEGTVQEKEESNLSVVCRNARIAVNQLLKLKKELEPNSPDEEEAKVFTPAEIQGGRPVYKCHVCMRSFRGSAYLRFHLRSHTGERPFKCSECGKAFTTKDMLNKHVSTHSEERNFKCGECGKLFKRISHVQEHLKIHSTMRPYTCSVCDKSFKTSNALKVHLRIHTDVLPYECQFCQRHFREKGSLQRHVRMHTGERPFQCKFCNRSFAEHGTLNRHLKAKVPCIRLAKYKDVTDGTYPTVLAEFSSVVADTQQYIVSEREEKTDSELETAEYVVLHTNLSSDEIIQNVEISANPHDVQHSMLEATGSEETASYIVVSTGSQENNLDMLDIQAVESLILPAEEQVVQQSDIEVSVVNEENEQIVDTNGDCSEDHHVSNIVNNNDNIVDNNENIVDNIENIDQSNDINTVEDLQTVTLVQQAIPTENNEIHAIAVAPQEENTVCVSTSDTIHQAVITVGMVDSCGQEQSLDISTDMMATCSHEQSLDIAADMMDPCNQEQSLDISSIQEVSAMDVDES; this comes from the exons ATGACTGAAAGTTGCGACAAACCTCGGATTTCCTGTACGGCACCTTTACCTATTAATC CTGACTTAGCCAGTGACAGTGAAGATGTCCATTACTGTAAGAGATGTAAGCAGGAGTTTACAAGTCTCCATTTCTACCTTGAACacaagattcagcatgacaattTTAAGGTGATATATGCAAGATCTACATATGACCGTCGTGTGATTGTTCCAAAACTAGTCCCAAAAGAAAGCAAGGTCAGTAATCAACCATCTACGAACCAAAACATTGATGGTAAAGAAAATCAACAGAAACTTCCCAGAAGAG GTGGTCGAGGACGACAAAAGGTCCCAGATGTTGATGAAAAGCTAATAACAGAGAAAACTACGTATACGTGTGACAAGTGTGATAAAACATTTCATAG AGAAGCTGCTCTACGTCGTCATGTCAAATATGACCACAcaaacagtgatgataatgaagaggaggaagaagaggtggAGGATGGAGAAAAAGACAAGCAAACTGAAAAAGAAGACGTAGAAAACAAGGATGACAATCCAGAGAAAGTTGCTGTTGAAGATGTTGAACTCGATTATAAATCTGGGGAAATACCTGCTGATGGTAAACCAAGTCGACCATACACCTGCCAAATTTGCCAGCGCAGCTTCAAAAAG ATTATTGTTTTGAGAACACACATGTTAACACATTCTGACAAGAGAGAGCATCATTGCTTTTTTGAAGGTTGCACATATGCTTTCAAGACCAAAGGATCTCTTATACGTCATATGAGAAGACATACAG gtgAACGGCCTTACACTTGTAATATGTGCAAGCGAAGCTTTACTGAATCTGGTGCTCTCAGCAGGCATCTAAAATCAAG AACTCCATGTACAGCTAAGAGGGATTCTGATTTACCATGTTATGGTCAACGCTGGAACTTTATTGCAAATTTTCCATCTACAATgggaaaaattcaaaatacaaatgaaaatacaaacttACAAACTACTGATGTAACTAATTCTGAGGAAGAAGCTTTTGTTCAACAG TCTCAGACTGATAATGTATTGCCTATGGATGATTCTGTCTGTGAAGCTGGTGACTCAGAAACTACCACAGAAACATCTCAAGATAATGATAAATGCTCTCCAGTAATGGTAGAAAAGATTGATCTTCTTAAAACAACTCAGTGTTGG gtATGTTGTGAAGATTTCTCCTGTGTTAATTCACTTCGGGTACATTTACGGACTCATCTTGCAGACATGCCATTCCGATGTGGTCTTTGTCATTTTGTTGCTGAGAAGCGCCAAGAACTGGGTCGACACATGCTTTCCCAGCATAAAATTGAACTgaag gGTCCAGAAGAATCTTTAACTTCTTGTTCATCTATTCTTGATGAGGGTACTGTACAAGAAAAGGAAGAGTCCAACCTAAGTGTAGTATGTCG AAATGCGCGAATAGCTGTCAATCAACTGCTGAAGCTGAAAAAGGAATTAGAGCCAAATTCTCCAGATGAAGAGGAGGCAAAAGTATTTACGCCTGCTGAAATTCAAGGTGGTCGACCAGTATATAAATGTCATGTCTGTATGCGTTCATTCCGTGGAAGTGCATATTTACGATTTCATCTTAGAAGCCACACAG GTGAGAGACCTTTCAAGTGCAGTGAATGTGGTAAAGCGTTTACTACTAAAGACATGTTAAACAAACATGTTAGCACTCACTCTGAAGAACGTAActttaaatgtggagaatgcgGCAAGTTATTCAAGCGAATTTCCCATGTACAAGAACATCTCAAAATTCACAGCACTATGCGTCCTTATACATGTTCTGTGTGTGATAAATCTTTCAAAACATCT AATGCATTGAAAGTACATCTTCGAATCCATACCGATGTTCTTCCTTATGAGTGTCAGTTCTGTCAGCGCCACTTCCGTGAGAAAGGCTCTTTACAAAGACACGTGCGTATGCACACTGGTGAACGTCCATTTCAGTGTAAATTCTGTAATCGAAGTTTTGCTGAGCATGGTACTCTTAACCGACATCTCAAAGCCAAAG TTCCTTGTATTCGGCTAGCCAAATACAAAGATGTTACTGATGGTACTTATCCAACAGTATTAGCAGAATTTTCATCTGTTGTAGCTGATACTCAGCAGTATATTGTATCCGAGAGGGAAGAAAAGACTGATTCTGAACTAGAG aCTGCTGAATATGTAGTGCTGCATACAAATTTATCATCAGATGAAATTATTCAGAATGTAGAAATCAGTGCCAATCCGCATGATGTGCAGCACTCAATGTTGGAAGCTACAGGATCTGAGGAAACTGCATCATACATAGTTGTCAGCACAGGTTCGCAAGAAAACAATCTCGACATGCTTGATATACAAGCTGTGGAGAGTTTAATTCTCCCTGCTGAAGAGCAGGTTGTTCAGCAGTCAGATATTGAAGTTAGTGTTGTTAATGAGGAGAACGAACAGATTGTTGACACGAATGGTGACTGCAGTGAAGATCATCATGTTAGCAATATTGTAAATAACAACGATAACATTGTAGATAACAATGAGAACATTGTAGATAATATTGAGAACATCGATCAGAGCAATGACATTAATACTGTTGAAGATTTACAAACAGTAACACTAGTTCAACAGGCTATTCCTACTGAGAACAATGAAATCCATGCTATTGCAGTGGCCCCACAAGAGGAAAACACTGTATGTGTTTCAACATCAGACACCATTCACCAGGCTGTTATAACTGTTGGTATGGTAGATTCCTGTGGTCAGGAACAATCTCTAGACATATCTACTGATATGATGGCTACTTGCAGCCACGAACAATCCCTCGACATAGCTGCCGATATGATGGATCCTTGTAACCAGGAACAATCTCTTGACATATCTTCTATCCAAGAAGTAAGTGCCATGGATGTGGATGAAAGctga